The Plasmodium falciparum 3D7 genome assembly, chromosome: 12 genome contains the following window.
TGGTTTTTTACTTATTGGATCTAATAAAGAAACATTCGTTATATGAATAGGCATTTCTTGCGTAATTATTGAACCTTTCTTATTATCTGTTACATTCCAAGCAGATTTCTTCATATTACATCCATCAACAGTTACTGTATTTCTTTTAGGGTTAATACTTAATACTAACCCTTCTTTGTCTTTATCCGGTCCATACAACACTTTAACTAAATCACCTACttctatatttaaatatttcgaCAAGTCCAATCGTTTCGGTTGATTTTGTTCTCTTAAAGGATGTGGGATACTTAATTCTTTGTTTAATTCTAGGAAATCTagtttataatatttccttttccttttatCTAGTCTTTTCGCTTGAAcgaaatattttacatatctCGACATTTTAGgtttctttgttttttttttatatcttattataggaaaatgaatattttctctatataatatgtaaaacgattaaaagtatattatatatatatgcatatacatatatttttttttttttttttttttttttgatacgGGATgtagtatattatatttatattattttaaattcttATAAATACATGATTCCATTTATTGCATTCTtgtttttcaaaaaatttcattaaaaagtacgttcatataaataaatatatacactgtttaatattcttttttgtcccatcatttttattttaatatattatcctaaatgattaattttttaaaataatttattataatgtcttgaatatatatatatatattattaaataataaaataaaaacagtaacacatattatatatatatatatatatatatatattatttatggaTGTATAGTTTACTAAAATGAATTAGATTCTATAATATTTcacaataaattataataacatttcaacattttacataataaaaaaatatattagatatatatgtatgtgtaatatatataataaaatatatataaaatatacatattattttatttatatatacacataaaaatatattatgagaAAATCATATCATTTagtaatatacatttatatgtagTAGTATTACTTTGTTATGTATGAGATAGAAAAGttattaatatgaaaaaaaaaaaaaaaaaaaatctataCTTTGTTAAATCcttttgttaataaaaaaaattaattcaaatatttttgttttgtttactctttattcctttttttttttttttttttttttggtaatctataaatatatatccaatatatatatatatatatatatatatatatatatattatacatttaacttaaaaataatatttttatattatttatacatgtgttaatttttatatttttcatttaatggactggaaatttttttttaaaaatgtataaatatacgTCAATAAACAAAtctgataaaatatatgaaacacataatatggaagaaaaaaaaaaaaaaggtaataataacaatttctcaggattattaaataatgaaatcgatgataataataaaaaggaaaagttAAAAAATAGTATATCTAAAATGTATAGTAACCATAAGAATAGAGAAAATTTTAACGAATGTGAGAAGGAAGACCTTGTTGTGATAGatgaaaaggataataataaaaagaaaaaaaaaaatatgacaaATACATTTGAAcaagataataattataatatgaatgataataaaaggtTAGGTagcttttttaaaataaatgataaatgTGAATCTATTAATG
Protein-coding sequences here:
- a CDS encoding 50S ribosomal protein L24, putative yields the protein MSRYVKYFVQAKRLDKRKRKYYKLDFLELNKELSIPHPLREQNQPKRLDLSKYLNIEVGDLVKVLYGPDKDKEGLVLSINPKRNTVTVDGCNMKKSAWNVTDNKKGSIITQEMPIHITNVSLLDPISKKPTVVKRRYMMNGECVRISKISGCAMPEPVHKNILKEQNNYERFMHKKKIGPPIKDIYAEKDYKNFNLLKKIAYEIKKKRFYDMKNFFKKDDKVENATD